Proteins from one Panicum virgatum strain AP13 chromosome 7K, P.virgatum_v5, whole genome shotgun sequence genomic window:
- the LOC120641692 gene encoding 60S ribosomal protein L7-3-like — MSSEAAKVAVPESVLRKQKREEQWAADKKEKALVEKKKSVETRKLIFTRAKQYAEEYEAQEKELVQLKREARLKGGFYVSPEAKLLFVIRIRGINAMHPKTRKILQLLRLRQIFNGVFLKVNKATINMLRRVEPYVAYGYPNLKSVRELIYKRGYGKLNKQRIPLSNNQVIEEGLGKHNIICIEDLVHEIMTVGPHFKEANNFLWPFKLKAPLGGLKKKRNHYVEGGDAGNRENYINELIKRMN, encoded by the exons ATGTCGTCCGAGGCGGCGAAGGTGGCTGTGCCGGAGTCGGTGCTCCGCAAGCAGAAGCGCGAGGAGCAGTGGGCGGCCGACAAGAAGGAGAAGGCCCTGGTCGAGAAGAAGAAGTCCGTCGAGACCCGCAAGCTCATCTTCACCCGCGCCAAGCAGTACGCCGAGGAGTACGAGGCGCAG gagaaggagCTGGTGCAGCTTAAGCGTGAGGCCCGGTTGAAGGGTGGTTTCTATGTCAGTCCTGAGGCAAAGCTGCTGTTTGTGATCCGCATCCGTGG TATCAATGCCATGCACCCGAAGACCAGGAAGATCTTGCAGCTTTTGCGTTTGAGGCAG ATCTTCAATGGTGTGTTCCTGAAGGTCAACAAGGCTACCATTAACATGCTGCGCAGGGTTGAGCCTTATGTTGCATATGG GTACCCGAACTTGAAGAGCGTCAGGGAGCTGATCTACAAGCGGGGCTATGGAAAACTCAACAAGCAGAGGATTCCTCTGTCAAACAACCAAGTCATTGAGGAA GGCTTGGGTAAGCACAACATCATCTGCATTGAGGATCTTGTTCATGAGATCATGACTGTTGGCCCGCACTTCAAGGAGGCGAACAACTTCCTTTGGCCCTTCAAGTTGAAGGCACCACTGGGAGgtctgaagaagaagagaaaccACTATGTTGAGGGTGGTGACGCCGGTAACCGTGAGAACTACATCAATGAGCTCATCAAAAGGATGAACTAG
- the LOC120641693 gene encoding uncharacterized protein LOC120641693 codes for MLALGNRPAQFDDTDEEEEENNDMGMYGHEDDEDRPVIEYDRDNPSLEEGAIFPSMVDCRNALATYCIKGEFDFEIDKSEPSRLRVHCTYERCRWRMHASLMRNSTLVQVKVNRWPHTCPSTERKETLKLAKSRWCAEVMADWVRDNPCIGPTALIKKIHEKFRMNVPYMRVFYGKEMALDKIYGPWKDSFKLIYTFKAEVEKACPGSVVEVDKHTVTYKMRKKMMEKKCFRRAFVSFKACWKGFLDGCRPYLAVDATALNGRFRGQLVAACAIDAHNWLFPVAYGVLEIESEESWKWFLENLRQVIGFPQGLVIHTDACKGLETAVEKVFPGVEHRECMRHLAANFSKIFKGKIYDDNLWPASLTCSLKKHNYHLRQLHAANHPKVKDWFEKGHTKLWARSKFNEVCKVDYVNNNLAECFNAKVRKIKGLHLVEMLDKIRQMIMEKFELRQRIAAAKFVGHKIIPSVMKKLLAKTRGLKMTMIRRAPFEAEVTAKDKENREWRYPVNLEKKTCSCRQWQISGLPCIHALFFITSLRCPAAEIDQYVDEYYSVTKFNATYAENVPSIESQYQWDIIDPGFILHAPLQTRAPGRPKKTRIRSSAEGTGLGPRKRKCGRCGELGHFASKCKNAVDPSFGEDQHWGAANAVEPENAVEPSRKKNAPKRRKKKKGEDTIAIVPLAEPSTLVSQQRKRKRGKEVVRPAEDGKSKRPVRSKKMRQILDL; via the exons ATGTTGGCACTAGGTAACAGGCCTGCACAATTTGATGACACtgacgaagaagaggaggagaacaaTGACATGGGGATGTATGGGCACGAAGATGATGAGGACAGACCGGTCATTGAATATGATAGGGACAATCCATCCCTAGAAGAAGGCGCCATATTTCCATCGATGGTTGATTGTCGGAATGCACTTGCTACTTATTGCATTAAGGGTGAATTTGACTTTGAAATTGACAAGAGTGAGCCAAGCAGGTTGAGAGTGCATTGCACATACGAGAGGTGTAGATGGAGGATGCATGCTTCTTTGATGAGAAATAGCACACTTGTTCAAGTCAAAGTGAACCGTTGGCCTCACACTTGTCCAAGTACGGAAAGAAAAGAGACATTGAAGCTAGCTAAGAGCAGGTGGTGCGCTGAAGTTATGGCGGATTGGGTGAGAGATAACCCATGTATTGGTCCAACTGCATTGATAAAGAAGATACATGAGAAATTTAGAATGAATGTGCCTTACATGAGAGTGTTTTATGGTAAGGAAATGGCTCTTGATAAGATTTATGGTCCGTGGAAGGATAGTTTTAAGTTGATTTACACATTCAAAGCTGAAGTGGAGAAGGCATGTCCAGGAAGTGTTGTAGAGGTTGACAAGCACACGGTGACGTACAAAATGAgaaagaagatgatggagaagaaATGTTTTAGAAGGGCTTTTGTTTCATTTAAGGCATGCTGGAAGGGCTTTTTAGATGGTTGCAGACCATATTTGGCAGTGGATGCAACTGCATTGAATGGAAGGTTTAGAGGGCAGTTAGTAGCTGCTTGTGCAATTGATGCACACAACTGGCTTTTTCCAGTAGCTTATGGTGTGCTAGAGATTGAATCAGAAGAGAGCTGGAAATGGTTTCTTGAGAATCTACGTCAGGTTATTGGGTTTCCACAGGGACTGGTTATACACACAGATGCTTGCAAGGGTTTAGAAACTGCAGTAGAGAAGGTGTTCCCTGGAGTGGAGCATAGAGAATGCATGCGTCACCTAGCTGCAAATTTTAGCAAGATCTTTAAAGGCAAGATATATGATGACAACCTATGGCCTGCATCATTGACATGCAGCCTCAAGAAGCATAATTATCACTTGAGGCAATTGCACGCAGCAAATCATCCAAAGGTGAAGGACTGGTTCGAAAAGGGTCATACAAAGTTATGGGCAAGAAGCAAATTCAATGAAGTATGCAAGGTCGACTATGTAAACAATAATCTTGCCGAGTGTTTCAATGCAAAGGTTAGAAAAATCAAGGGGCTTCATTTGGTGGAAATGTTGGACAAGATTAGGCAGATGATTATGGAAAAGTTTGAATTGCGTCAGAGAATTGCAGCGGCAAAGTTTGTTGGCCATAAAATAATTCCATCTGTGATGAAGAAATTACTTGCAAAAACTAGAGGTTTGAAGATGACAATGATAAGGCGCGCGCCATTTGAGGCAGAGGTGACAGCCAAGGACAAGGAAAATAGGGAATGGAGGTACCCAGTAAACTTAGAAAAGAAGACATGTAGTTGTAGGCAATGGCAAATTTCTGGGTTGCCGTGCATCCATGCCCTGTTCTTCATAACTTCATTGCGTTGTCCGGCTGCTGAAATCGACCAATATGTGGATGAGTATTATTCTGTCACCAAGTTTAATGCAACATATGCTGAGAATGTTCCTTCTATTGAGTCACAGTATCAGTGGGACATCATTGATCCAGGATTCATTCTCCACGCTCCATTGCAGACAAGAGCACCAGGAAGGCCAAAGAAGACTAGAATAAGATCAAGTGCAGAGGGCACTGGACTTGGCCCTAGGAAGCGAAAATGTGGAAGATGTGGAGAATTAGGACATTTTGCTAGCAAATGTAAAAATGCAGTTGATCCATCTTTTGGAGAAGATCAGCATTGGGGTGCAGCAAATGCAGTAGAGCCAGAAAATGCAGTAGAGCCCTCCAG GAAAAAGAATGCACCTAAgcggaggaaaaagaagaaaggagaagacACTATTGCTATAGTGCCACTAGCTGAGCCCTCCACTCTTGTGTCACAACAGAG gaaaaggaagaggggaaAAGAGGTGGTACGCCCAGCTGAAGACGGGAAAAGCAAGCGTCCTGTCCGATCAAAGAAGATGAGGCAGATTCTGGATTTGTAA